In Bradysia coprophila strain Holo2 unplaced genomic scaffold, BU_Bcop_v1 contig_350, whole genome shotgun sequence, a genomic segment contains:
- the LOC119080906 gene encoding uncharacterized protein LOC119080906 isoform X1, with translation MAKMITPVTYPDWNWNSVVHRFCYVISTLTRCRKLSILSGRHCHRRRHHRHYCCCYYRKGFDYVLFIVLCCYLINCKLIAADTSLKSSAQIVEKKVNRFDGETAHLLAAADEEEYDDEEIDEYQLLISNKSAKGMYIGAPCDESCNSNLLHVHCDETTKLCGCERNYPVKLGLTKGCAMPKKLGEQCWWHQTCTYNDANSLCVQVKHNALCSCLPGYHSVTYTKPSKRVFCTQDLSVLTSDLPTLLGVSTGIAVLAGLICMVLHLFSKTKYPRHRNYGDANMPPPIMYSTDTVHSARPSSRSSLRSSNSIGSYTNRRPSSAPQSGSKGILVSTSRSGSRRPSLASVHSTSSSIKSYSMIRIEKELQQKELRQDMKLRLARLQQQQHQQQMKPHIMISDPLLHGVISKNALSSPSPITPNSTDELLPSVDETLELSPPESIIASNNASYIGPCSSNEALLN, from the exons atggcAAAGATGATAACACCCGTTACATATCCGGACTGGAATTGGAACAGTGTCGTGCATAGATTTTGCTACGTAATATCGACATTGACAAGGTGTCGTAAACTATCAATTTTATCTGGAAGACATTGTCACCGTCGTCGTCATCATCGTCACTATTGTTGTTGCTATTACAGAAAGGGATTCGATTATGTGCTGTTCATAGTGCTTTGttgttatttaattaattgtaaattaattgcggctgATACTAGTCTTAAGTCGAGCGCTCAAATTGTGGAAAAGAAAGTAAATCGTTTCGATGGCGAAACTGCACATCTTCTGGCAGCAGCTGATGAAGAGGAATATGACGATGAAGAAATAGACGAATATCAATTGTTAATATCGAATAAATCTG CCAAAGGAATGTATATTGGAGCACCATGTGACGAATCTTGCAACTCAAATCTGCTTCACGTACATTGCGACGAAACGACTAAATTATGTGGCTGTGAACGTAACTATCCGGTAAAACTTGGATTGACGAAAGGATGTGCAATGC CGAAAAAATTGGGAGAACAGTGCTGGTGGCATCAAACATGTACGTACAACGATGCAAATAGCCTCTGTGTTCAAGTCAAGCACAATGCTCTCTGCTCGTGCTTACCCGGCTATCATTCGGTAACTTATACAAAGCCTTCAAAGCGTGTTTTTTGTACACAAG ATCTCTCTGTGCTCACTTCGGATCTTCCGACTTTGTTGGGTGTATCAACGGGGATAGCTGTTTTAGCAGGCCTTATATGTATGGTTTTACATTTGTTTAGTAAAACTAAATATCCACGACATCGAAACTATGGTGATGCAAATATGCCGCCACCGATAATGTACTCAACAGACACAG TACACTCGGCAAGACCATCATCACGTAGCAGTTTAAGATCGAGCAATTCTATCGGTTCGTATACAAATCGACGTCCATCAAGTGCTCCACAGTCTGGTTCGAAAGGAATTCTCGTTTCGACGTCTCGATCAG gTTCACGAAGACCATCTCTAGCATCTGTTCATAGCACAAGTTCGTCAATCAAAAGCTATAGCATGATTCGCATCGAAAAAGAATTACAACAAAAAGAGCTCCGACAAGATATGAAATTACGTTTAGCTAGGCttcaacaacagcaacatcaACAGCAAATGAAACCGCATATTATGATCAGTGATCCATTACTGCACGGTGTCATATCGAAAAATGCTTTATCATCTCCCAGCCCAATTACACCGAATTCAACTGATGAATTACTACCGTCTGTTGATGAAACACTAGAG CTTTCACCACCAGAGTCGATCATAGCTTCGAACAATGCTTCATATATAGGACCGTGCTCATCAAATGAAGCTTTACTAaattaa
- the LOC119080906 gene encoding uncharacterized protein LOC119080906 isoform X2: protein MAKMITPVTYPDWNWNSVVHRFCYVISTLTRCRKLSILSGRHCHRRRHHRHYCCCYYRKGFDYVLFIVLCCYLINCKLIAADTSLKSSAQIVEKKVNRFDGETAHLLAAADEEEYDDEEIDEYQLLISNKSAKGMYIGAPCDESCNSNLLHVHCDETTKLCGCERNYPVKLGLTKGCAMPKKLGEQCWWHQTCTYNDANSLCVQVKHNALCSCLPGYHSVTYTKPSKRVFCTQDLSVLTSDLPTLLGVSTGIAVLAGLICMVLHLFSKTKYPRHRNYGDANMPPPIMYSTDTVHSARPSSRSSLRSSNSIGSYTNRRPSSAPQSGSKGILVSTSRSGAARSAAILLISCHISALNKTNGSDDNMTKHLQKQLKQQKQLLHLELPTVNSKGLMRKLGLNGNESHDDDYNSLDNGCWELGAVPTPASDVPKVAVHEDHL from the exons atggcAAAGATGATAACACCCGTTACATATCCGGACTGGAATTGGAACAGTGTCGTGCATAGATTTTGCTACGTAATATCGACATTGACAAGGTGTCGTAAACTATCAATTTTATCTGGAAGACATTGTCACCGTCGTCGTCATCATCGTCACTATTGTTGTTGCTATTACAGAAAGGGATTCGATTATGTGCTGTTCATAGTGCTTTGttgttatttaattaattgtaaattaattgcggctgATACTAGTCTTAAGTCGAGCGCTCAAATTGTGGAAAAGAAAGTAAATCGTTTCGATGGCGAAACTGCACATCTTCTGGCAGCAGCTGATGAAGAGGAATATGACGATGAAGAAATAGACGAATATCAATTGTTAATATCGAATAAATCTG CCAAAGGAATGTATATTGGAGCACCATGTGACGAATCTTGCAACTCAAATCTGCTTCACGTACATTGCGACGAAACGACTAAATTATGTGGCTGTGAACGTAACTATCCGGTAAAACTTGGATTGACGAAAGGATGTGCAATGC CGAAAAAATTGGGAGAACAGTGCTGGTGGCATCAAACATGTACGTACAACGATGCAAATAGCCTCTGTGTTCAAGTCAAGCACAATGCTCTCTGCTCGTGCTTACCCGGCTATCATTCGGTAACTTATACAAAGCCTTCAAAGCGTGTTTTTTGTACACAAG ATCTCTCTGTGCTCACTTCGGATCTTCCGACTTTGTTGGGTGTATCAACGGGGATAGCTGTTTTAGCAGGCCTTATATGTATGGTTTTACATTTGTTTAGTAAAACTAAATATCCACGACATCGAAACTATGGTGATGCAAATATGCCGCCACCGATAATGTACTCAACAGACACAG TACACTCGGCAAGACCATCATCACGTAGCAGTTTAAGATCGAGCAATTCTATCGGTTCGTATACAAATCGACGTCCATCAAGTGCTCCACAGTCTGGTTCGAAAGGAATTCTCGTTTCGACGTCTCGATCAGGTGCGGCTAGATCGGCTGCCATATTGCTTATATCGTGTCACATTTCTGCTCTCAACAAAACTAATGGATCGGACGATAATATGACCAAACATTTGCAGAAGCaattgaaacaacaaaaacaattactCCATTTAGAGTTACCGACGGTGAATAGTAAAGGATTAATGAGAAAATTGGGATTGAATGGAAATGAGAGTCACGATGATGATTATAATAGTTTAGATAACGGATGCTGGGAATTGGGAGCGGTACCAACGCCCGCTAGTGATGTACCAAAAGTGGCG gTTCACGAAGACCATCTCTAG